A region from the Candidatus Methylacidiphilales bacterium genome encodes:
- a CDS encoding AbrB/MazE/SpoVT family DNA-binding domain-containing protein: MTTASLSPKYQIVIPKEIRKHHKLRPGQKLQIVDKGGEIVLRPTLSGEQLMGILSDCRHIPFEREPDHYLPGRRQIQSTHVRYFKKK, from the coding sequence ATGACAACTGCCTCTTTGTCACCCAAATACCAAATCGTTATTCCGAAGGAAATCCGGAAGCATCATAAACTGCGGCCCGGACAAAAACTTCAAATCGTGGACAAAGGCGGGGAAATTGTCCTGCGTCCCACCCTGAGCGGAGAACAATTGATGGGGATTCTCTCAGACTGTCGCCACATCCCCTTCGAACGCGAACCCGATCATTACCTGCCAGGACGACGCCAAATACAAAGCACCCATGTCCGCTATTTCAAAAAGAAATAA
- the bioA gene encoding adenosylmethionine--8-amino-7-oxononanoate transaminase: protein MTLSDLDKQYLWHPFTPSERWLDPAFEPIVITEGEGSWLIDEKGEKYLDGNSSIWTNLHGHRHPKINAAIKKQLDRIAHSSFLGLTNDLAPGLAEQLIGLASTPKDSLARCFFSDDGSTAIEAALKIVYQYFQQNGQPERKTFVSLGSAYHGDTTGAMSVGHSPLFHHSYRGMLFPAEEVMSPYCYRCPFNTAKPEKHDARACRKCNWECVDLVENKFEELGGSSAAWVIEPRVQGAAGFIMHPEGYLEKTSRIAQSHGAKVILDEVMTGFDRTGSPFAFQKENVQPDLVALAKGLSGGYLPLAATLVTEELFEGFRGDSTRTFFHGHSYTGNALGCAAALASLEILQSPECKVRQQALEQVLKKSHDLFWQLEYVGDVRQEGCILAIELVQDFQIRRAFDPARRVGVEVCRHAAEHGLLTRPVGDVLLLMPPYSTTESEAQQMIDALYKAIQSTFNHG, encoded by the coding sequence ATGACACTTTCCGATCTCGACAAACAATACCTCTGGCACCCGTTCACGCCGTCGGAGCGCTGGCTGGATCCCGCCTTTGAACCCATCGTCATCACGGAAGGCGAGGGCTCGTGGTTGATCGATGAAAAGGGAGAAAAGTATCTCGACGGCAATTCGTCCATCTGGACAAACCTCCACGGCCATCGCCACCCAAAAATCAATGCGGCGATCAAAAAGCAACTGGACCGCATCGCGCACTCCTCCTTTTTGGGACTGACAAATGATCTGGCGCCCGGGCTCGCGGAACAACTGATCGGACTGGCTTCCACTCCGAAGGATTCATTAGCCCGCTGCTTTTTTTCCGACGATGGCTCCACGGCAATCGAGGCCGCGCTCAAGATCGTGTACCAATACTTCCAGCAAAACGGGCAGCCGGAACGAAAGACGTTTGTCTCGCTCGGCTCCGCCTATCATGGCGACACAACCGGCGCCATGAGCGTAGGCCACAGCCCGCTGTTTCATCACAGCTATCGCGGCATGCTTTTCCCGGCGGAGGAAGTCATGTCGCCCTATTGTTATCGCTGCCCGTTCAACACTGCCAAACCGGAAAAGCACGACGCCCGCGCGTGCCGCAAGTGCAATTGGGAATGCGTCGATCTGGTGGAGAATAAATTTGAAGAGCTTGGTGGCTCAAGCGCCGCATGGGTCATTGAGCCCCGCGTCCAGGGCGCTGCGGGGTTCATCATGCACCCGGAAGGATATCTCGAAAAAACCTCGCGGATCGCGCAATCGCACGGCGCAAAGGTAATTCTCGATGAAGTCATGACCGGCTTCGACCGGACGGGCTCGCCGTTTGCGTTTCAAAAAGAAAACGTACAGCCCGACCTCGTTGCGCTGGCCAAGGGATTGAGCGGCGGTTATCTGCCGCTGGCCGCCACGCTCGTCACGGAGGAGCTTTTCGAAGGGTTCCGGGGCGACAGCACTCGCACGTTTTTTCACGGCCACAGCTATACCGGCAACGCGCTCGGCTGCGCGGCAGCCCTGGCAAGTCTGGAAATTTTGCAAAGCCCGGAATGCAAGGTCCGGCAACAGGCGCTCGAACAGGTCCTGAAAAAATCCCACGATTTATTCTGGCAATTGGAGTACGTCGGCGACGTGCGTCAGGAAGGCTGCATTCTGGCCATCGAACTGGTGCAAGATTTTCAAATACGCCGGGCGTTCGATCCCGCGCGCCGCGTCGGCGTGGAAGTGTGCCGCCACGCCGCCGAGCACGGCCTTCTTACACGGCCCGTGGGCGATGTGTTGCTGCTGATGCCTCCCTACTCCACCACCGAATCCGAAGCACAACAAATGATCGATGCTCTCTACAAAGCGATACAAAGCACTTTTAACCACGGATAG
- the bioD gene encoding dethiobiotin synthase — protein sequence MNGIFITGTGTGVGKTFFTAACTRALRKRGIPALALKPISCGGRTDEELYAKANEETLSLNEINHIHLAPPLSPYAASAVENKPFDLSALRDGINSVTARHPGPFLIEGVGGWLVPITRDYWVRDWARELDLPVCLVAGAGLGTINHTLLTVESIRQSGARILGIVLNHHGVPDDMAAQTNPAILEDLSGLPVLRFHGPEDLLKLPSWLLP from the coding sequence ATGAATGGAATTTTCATCACAGGCACGGGCACAGGCGTCGGGAAAACATTTTTCACCGCGGCCTGCACGCGCGCCTTGCGGAAGCGCGGCATCCCGGCCCTGGCCCTGAAACCCATTTCCTGCGGCGGCCGGACCGACGAGGAACTTTACGCCAAAGCCAATGAAGAAACCCTGAGTCTGAACGAAATCAACCACATCCACCTCGCACCCCCGCTCTCGCCCTACGCGGCAAGCGCGGTTGAAAACAAACCGTTCGATCTTTCCGCCTTGCGCGACGGTATTAACTCCGTGACGGCCCGCCATCCCGGGCCGTTTTTGATCGAAGGCGTGGGCGGCTGGCTCGTTCCCATCACGCGCGATTATTGGGTGCGGGACTGGGCTCGCGAATTGGATCTGCCGGTCTGTCTGGTTGCCGGCGCCGGGTTGGGCACAATCAACCACACCCTCCTGACGGTTGAAAGCATCCGGCAATCGGGCGCGCGGATTCTCGGCATTGTCTTGAATCACCACGGGGTTCCCGACGACATGGCCGCACAAACCAATCCCGCTATTCTTGAGGATCTGAGCGGCCTTCCGGTACTGCGGTTTCACGGGCCTGAGGATTTGCTCAAGCTTCCAAGCTGGCTGTTGCCCTAG
- a CDS encoding AAA family ATPase, which translates to MKQDVFAGAALFLPPEPESLDALDIEPTIIEGLVLKALSGRSAIVAGDLANELNLPYFNVLEPILERLRESKLIDVLRGDYQAISYLLSATDAGRDRAAQYFEQSAYVGPAPVSIQNYIQAIHTQTIRNIQINQRRLMGAFDGLIFEDEILRQIGPATNSGQSIFLYGPPGNGKTSIAERVVDAFGGAIFIPYCIEINGSIIRLFDDYNHKEVTAEDDPRLLQKYDRRWRLIKRPVIVVGGELGMESLDLIWSNESRFYEAPFQMKANGGCFMIDDFGRQRMDPKDLLNRWIVPLEKKIDYLALHTGIKIAVPFDVLLVISTNLDPRDLVDEAFLRRLRYKIPIGNPNEENFRKIWEMDSQKRGIPYSDEVVGYFLEKHMKPKGRPLRCCIPRDILELVMDSCRYNQVQITISPKLIDDAAEAYFVDLGEKLAANEGYIV; encoded by the coding sequence ATGAAACAGGACGTATTTGCCGGCGCAGCCCTTTTCCTCCCACCCGAACCGGAGTCCCTCGACGCGCTCGATATTGAGCCGACCATCATCGAGGGCCTGGTCCTCAAAGCGCTCAGCGGGCGCAGCGCCATTGTGGCGGGAGATCTTGCCAACGAACTCAACCTGCCTTACTTCAACGTCCTCGAACCCATCCTGGAACGGCTGCGCGAGTCAAAGTTGATTGATGTTTTGCGCGGCGATTACCAGGCCATTTCCTATCTGCTCTCCGCCACCGATGCCGGGCGCGATCGCGCCGCCCAGTATTTTGAGCAATCCGCTTACGTCGGCCCCGCTCCGGTTTCCATCCAGAATTACATCCAGGCCATTCACACCCAAACGATCCGCAATATCCAAATCAACCAGCGCCGCCTGATGGGCGCGTTCGACGGCCTGATTTTCGAGGATGAAATCCTGCGCCAGATCGGGCCCGCCACAAATTCAGGCCAATCGATCTTTCTCTACGGCCCGCCCGGCAATGGCAAAACTTCCATCGCTGAGCGGGTGGTGGACGCTTTCGGCGGCGCGATTTTCATCCCGTATTGCATCGAAATCAACGGCTCGATCATCCGGCTCTTTGACGATTACAACCACAAGGAAGTAACCGCGGAGGACGACCCCCGGTTGCTTCAGAAATACGACCGGCGCTGGCGGCTCATCAAACGGCCCGTAATCGTAGTGGGCGGCGAGCTCGGCATGGAATCGCTGGATCTGATCTGGAGCAACGAATCCCGTTTTTATGAAGCGCCGTTTCAAATGAAAGCCAACGGCGGCTGCTTCATGATCGACGACTTCGGACGCCAACGCATGGACCCCAAGGATCTGCTGAACCGCTGGATCGTTCCGTTGGAAAAGAAAATCGATTATCTGGCCCTACACACCGGCATCAAGATTGCGGTTCCCTTCGATGTGCTGCTGGTCATCTCAACCAACCTGGATCCGCGCGACCTGGTGGATGAGGCATTCCTGCGCCGGCTGCGCTATAAAATCCCGATCGGCAATCCGAACGAGGAAAATTTCAGAAAAATCTGGGAAATGGATTCCCAAAAACGGGGAATTCCGTACAGCGATGAGGTCGTCGGGTATTTCCTTGAAAAGCACATGAAACCCAAGGGCCGCCCCCTGCGCTGTTGCATCCCGCGGGATATTCTTGAGCTGGTGATGGATTCCTGCCGTTACAACCAGGTCCAGATCACCATTTCACCCAAATTGATCGATGACGCGGCCGAGGCCTATTTTGTGGATCTCGGGGAAAAACTTGCTGCAAACGAGGGCTATATCGTCTGA
- the trxB gene encoding thioredoxin-disulfide reductase, which yields MENVVIIGSGCAGWSAAIYCARANLKPLLITGTQPGGLLTTTTVVENYPGFSKGIDGNALMVEMQEQAVRFGTHVLYMSLVEQVDFSKKPLSLRADGREIHARSGIIAVGAGHRHLGVPGEHELENKGVTYCATCDGALPMFRDKPLVVIGGGDSACEEAMYLTRFGSAVYLVHRRDQLRASRIMVERVLGNPKIIPVWNTIVEAVLDVGQDAVTGVRLKNLQTSEVSTLDCAGVFVAIGHVPNTQIFKGQIEMDSAGYVKISKGSRTNVEGVFVAGDCADSVYRQAVTAAGMGCMAAIDCERYLAAL from the coding sequence ATGGAAAATGTCGTGATTATCGGTTCCGGCTGCGCCGGATGGTCTGCAGCCATTTATTGTGCGAGGGCCAATCTCAAACCCCTTCTTATCACCGGGACGCAACCGGGCGGGCTTTTGACCACAACCACGGTGGTGGAAAATTATCCCGGCTTCAGCAAGGGCATCGATGGCAATGCTCTGATGGTGGAAATGCAGGAGCAAGCCGTGCGTTTTGGAACACACGTGCTCTACATGAGCCTGGTCGAACAGGTTGATTTTTCAAAAAAACCGCTTTCATTGCGTGCGGACGGCAGGGAAATTCACGCCCGGTCGGGCATCATCGCTGTTGGCGCCGGGCACCGGCACCTGGGCGTGCCGGGAGAACATGAGCTTGAAAACAAGGGCGTGACATATTGCGCGACCTGCGACGGCGCGTTGCCGATGTTTCGTGACAAACCGCTGGTGGTGATCGGCGGGGGTGATTCCGCGTGTGAAGAAGCCATGTATCTCACGCGCTTTGGATCCGCGGTTTATTTGGTGCATCGCCGGGACCAATTGAGGGCCTCGCGGATTATGGTGGAACGGGTTTTGGGCAACCCGAAAATCATACCGGTATGGAACACGATTGTGGAGGCTGTTTTGGATGTGGGCCAGGATGCCGTAACCGGAGTGCGGTTGAAAAACTTGCAAACATCCGAGGTTTCAACCCTTGATTGCGCGGGCGTATTTGTCGCCATCGGCCATGTGCCCAACACCCAAATATTCAAGGGGCAGATTGAAATGGATTCGGCCGGTTATGTCAAAATTTCGAAAGGCAGCCGGACGAATGTCGAGGGGGTTTTTGTGGCAGGGGATTGCGCCGACTCGGTTTACCGCCAGGCGGTCACGGCAGCGGGCATGGGTTGCATGGCCGCGATAGATTGCGAGCGTTACTTGGCCGCGTTGTAA